The DNA region tagatcatttgaaagtctcacattcacaacatcaagagcatacaacattcattcaaagttttcattctctcttctctaagcattgagccttaaaccttgttcattttaagagagtatagtttgcgctgtattgttcttattttactcattgaggagtgttttctgataacctatccattatcagctcttgtatcaataaaaaagtgtgtataacccttgtacatgtagaaaatattctacacagggaatagttgaatcaccacgtgtaaggtgattgcaagtgtagagggcgttctacacggatcttttatagcgatgttgttcaaaggtgtaataggtttctatttctacctgaatgaggttgaatattGAATTTAAGAATCCTCAAGGAGTtgcttgaggcgaggatgtaggcagtggagctaaatctcgttaacatactgagtttgcttctctcttacccttactctttatatttattactgtttcgtattttgtttatattttctattgtatatttgatttataattattatttttttaagtataactTAATTCATCctcctcttgtattagtcatatGGGTaacactactatttacaaattattttactattatttataaatttttcatctcataaCATGACTTAAATATTGTTCTCgtgcatatataatatagtttaatATTTGGGCTATGCATGTACTAGAGATCATATTTCTGTTTGGGtcaaacaaataatttaaaaggttTGAAATCATTGGTATGCGAAGTGTCTGTACAGTTTTGATCTAGAAGCACAATcttaagtttattttatttgaatatgtttatttcatttaagaattttaaatttggagaataatatttaaatatcttaTCGACTAGGTCATGTTAAAGACAATTCAGTCCAAGAAATTTGTATTcccaaataatatatagaaccaataaaaaaactgaaatgctcaaaaaagaaaacaaataagaaaagaaaaggcctattttttattttattttttataaaaaaaacagtTTGAGGTCTCAATcaccaattaaaaaaagattgaaGAATTCCGCATGCATTTGAGGCTGACGATATGAAATGAAAGGGATGTATTCGGAGCTGCACTCTTCCcatccacatatatatatatatacatatattttcaaCACATTTTTAGTAGcatcttctattttttaattataatatattagatttattttataataaaaatttttaatatgatagaTCACATTAAACTACGTCAATAagtaaatttcttattttaaagaaaataaatctatCAAAATAATTTAGTCTAGCCAACTGCATGAAGCATATATACTAACTATTTTTAATTGAGATTAACGGTCTAATAGAATAGGATGATTTAATGCACgaaaagataaatataatattaagtatttatgtgatatttatattaataaattttttatagaaataaaattaaatattataagagttgcataatatatttatataccgATAAAATTGACGGAGGTATCATTTAATGACATAAACCATGGCTTGATGGCAGCACGCTAAACGCACTTTCCTGGTTCACCTaccttcttttattttcccAGCTTTCTTTCGCCTGGCTGGCATGGCagctttgacttttttttttttaaacggtCTTTCTTAAGGTTTAGTAAATGAGTACTTCTGCGGCCACCAACTCGGATTCAAATCTGAGTTTTGACAATTGtaaaagattttaattttttatatatatatttttaaaatattttgaaatcaTTGCATTGAGCGTGCGTGTCCAAGCAATAAGCATACTTCGCCAATCCTCTTCACTAGTCACTATAAAACCATTGCAGTTCATCACAAGGGAACGATTGTCGTGGAGATAATGGAATAGGAGATTATATAAGTAGGTTAAGCTAAGTAACATAAACATATTCATATAGAAAATGAATGATGACATTGAATCGAGAATGGATAGATATGTACAGTGAGCTCCCTCCATAGAGAATGACCGTATTCAAGGTTAGAAAAATCAATTTGGTTCAagaagtatttgatattctctGCCATTCTTCTTTATGGGCAAGATTATATGGCACATAGATCCACCTATTATGGAATTACATGGATATGTTTCACTAAGGCTTCGTTTGGATAGCTatatcaactcatctcatttccttattaaatatcactcaaatacaaacatttttcatttaattattatctaataattgtaacttttgcaaatttacaaacaaaaaacaaatcaaattgatttttttcaaatctcaaaataatatattctaacaatattttaacgttataatatttttattcaactctttctctcacatttctcaaaacccaataaacttttttaattcaaacaatttcactactattcacaaatcatttcactaatattcactaatttatcatatcatatcaacaTCTAAATAAGGCCTAGAGTAAAGCCTAGGGTAGAAAATgtaacatttttaattataagGTAGATTAGAATCTAAAATGATTGGGCTCAATAATTCTAAGGTCgagatattaatatttttattgggtctatattatatttaatgggcTATATTAGATAAGTTCAcaaacaataaattattgagattgattATGAGTTTTAATCAGGCTCAATAACTAAGTTaggttctatttattatttattgaacgagttagactcattttagaatttaaagatcggttattagaaatttatttcaatttaaaattatcacCGATTGAATTCTCCTATTAGTCACTGCCAatcttacttctttttttttttttttttttttgaaaagaacatCTCAATTGTATTACTTATGAATGAGCTGCATACAATCTTTCCTGTATAATAAGCTTTTGTATCTCTggtggaacactctccatctaGATCCTTTCCTCAACTATGGACAAAGAAATTTTTGCTAGATTATGTGCAACCTGATTACCTTCTCTATGGATATGTTGTACTCTCCATCTAGATCTATTCTTTAGCACTTCTTTCATATCTTCTACCATCTGCCCGAACCACTCCCAATTTTCCTTCTCACTGTTAACAGCCATCATAGCAATTAGGGAGTTACCTTCAAAAATTACCTTATCAAAGTTAATTTCTGCACACAATTTCATGGCTCTCCATAATGCATGTAACTCTGCTACAACTGGACTACAACACACTCCCCTTGAGCTGCATAAAGACACCAACACCTCCCCTTATCATCTTTGATCACAATACCTATCCTCGTTCTTCCTTCTTTCAGATTTAACCCCGCATCCCAATTCACTTTCACCACATCTTCACCTGGAGCCTTCCGCTTGTCTCTTCTTCCTGTTGCAGGACACACCTCCCTCTTTTTATCAATTCTCTGTGCCAACTGAAACTCCTCAAGAGTTACTTCTGCTTGTTTAACCACAACACTAGGactaccaattttttttttcaaaaagaaaggtGTTTCTTCTCAGCCATACTCCTCTCATCACAACTGCCACCCACTCCACCTCATCTGTATTCAACTTTTGGTTCAAATTGTTCCATAAATCCATGAAATGTACCTCAGTACTTGCCCACTTTTGTACCGGACTTTTTTCCTCTGCCCAGACATCCATGGTCCCTTTGCAGCTCCATAAGCTATGAGTAACTGACTCCACCTTGGATTCACAAACTGGACAATAGGATTTTTCACCACTTTCCTTTTGAACAAATTCCATCTAGTTGATAGTCTGTCATTCAAAGCTTTCCAAAGAAAAACTTTAACTACCCCCGGCACATTCAACCTCCACAACCTCTTCTAGTCAATGTTGATCCCAGCTGATATCTcacctctttctctttttttcctacTCGCCTCTAAATAATAAGCACTTCGCACACTAAAAATTCCATCTTTCGTAAGACCCCATATTTGCTTATCAGGCATACCAGATTGACTAATAGGAAGACTACAGATTACCTTAGCCCTCATCTTCATTAAAAATCGCTCTTATCAGCTCTTCTTTCCATACCCCTGAGGAGTCAATTAATTCCTTAACTCTAACCTCCTTACTGAGCACAGTAGTTGGAGTTTGAATACAATGAGTAACCATGGTTGGGATCCATTGATCTCCCCATATTTTAATGCTATGTCCAGTGCTCACTCTCCACACTAGACTTTCCTTCAAAAGTCCCATTGAGCTTCATAAACTCTTCCAAATTAATGATGGTCTGTAGCCTAGTTTGGCTTGTAGTAGATCAGAATTTTTGTAATAGTTATCTTTCAACACCTTTGCAGCTAAAGATCGAGGATTAGACAGCAGCCTCCAACATTATTTTGCTAGCAAAGCAGAATTAAAACTCTCAAGCTCCCTAAACCCCAATCCTCCCTCAGATTTTGACACCCCCATTGCAGACCAACTTTTCCACTGGATCCTCTTATCATTTGCCTTATAttcccaccaaaattttgcCATAACAGCAGCTATTTCTGTACATCACTTCTTTGGTAGCCTGAAGACATTCATATAATAATTAGGGATAGCTTGAATGACTGCCTTTAAAAGTACTTCTTTCCCAGCAGGAGATAAGAACTTATTCTTCCAAGTATTAACCCTTTGCCAGACCCTGTCCTTAATACACCTGAAAGAATTATAGTGAGACCTGCCAACCATAATTGGCAAACCCAAGTACTTCTCACAATTCAATATTAGTCTAGCCCCAAGCTCCTTAAGAATACCCTTCTTCACATTTGCCTTAACATTTGGGCTAAAAAACACAGTGGTTTTTTGCTTATTAAGACTTTGACCCGAGGCCAATTCATATAACTCCAAGATACTTCGAATTCTCTTCCACTCAATCCaacttgttttcccaaaaatGATACAGTCGTCTGCAAACAAGAGATGAGTCACTCTTGTCCCACCCCTAGCCACAACCACactctttaattctttcctcCTCTCTGCCTGATTAAGCATTGCACTCAAACCTTCAGCACACAAAAGGAAGAGATAGGGAGAAAGtggatctccttgccttaaACCCCTAGTTGGTCTGATAATCTCACCTGGCCTTCCATTGATCAATACTGCATAAGATACAGTTGAAACGCAATCCATAATCAATTGTATCCATCTATCACCAAATCCCAGCTTTTTCATAACTTCTTTAAGAAAATTCCACTCtactctatcatatgccttggaGATGTCTAGCTTAAGAGCCATGCTTCCCATTTTATCCTTCCGTCTTGTCCTCATGGAATGCAGTACTTCATAAGCAACCACAATGTTATCTGTGATTAGCCTTTTGggaataaaagcactttgattaCTTGATATCACTGCATTTAGCACTTTCTTCAATCTATTAGCAAGGGCTTTGACAATGACTTTATTCATAACGTTGCACAGActtattggtctgaaatttacTGACTTTGGCTCCTTTAGCTTGGGAATTAATTCCACAAAAGTGTGATTTAGTCCACTGTCCATCCTACTACCATTAAGAAACTGCAAAGCTGCCTTACACACATCCTCCCCAACAATACCCCAATAAGATTGATAAAAACATGCTCCATATCCATCAGGTCCTGGAGATTTAAGAGGTCCCATCATTTTTAAAGCTTCCACCACCTCCTCTCTTATGAATTCCTTCTATAGGTAGCTATTCATTTCTGCTGTGACCCTACCCTCCACTGCTTGTAGACAGGTTTTAATGGTGCTGTTTGAAGGGGTAGCAATAGTGTATACTCCATAAAAGTGCTCCCTAAAAGCTTCAGCAATCCCTTCTTGATCTACCTTTAAATTAGCATTTGAGTCCATCACTGATAgaatctagttttttttttctcctttgattGGCTCATGCATGGAAGAACTTTGTGTTCTTGTCTCCCATGCAGTTCCAATTCTTCTTTGCTAGTTGCTTCCACTTTAGGTCCTCTTGCTCTAACAACACTCCCACTCTCATCTGAAGTAGGTTGAGTTCCTCTACATTCTGTGGCCCTTCTTGTTCCTGCAcctcttgaatttttttagtcAGCATCTCAATATCCTTTACCCTATCTTTATCCTTCCTTCTAAACCACCCTTGAAGAACTCCCTTACATGAATTCAAcaacttttgtattcttttaatAGGGTCCCCTCTCGGCCCTTCCTTATTCCATCCCAACCTAACTATTTGTTCAACACATTCCTCCTTTATCCAGCTTGCCTCAAATCTGAATGGACATTCCCTTCGCCTAATCCTTTCTTCATATCCCATAAGAGATAATAAGATAGGTAGGTGATCAAAACATCTCCCTGCAAGACCCTCCACCTTGACCTCCTTATACATCAATTTCCATTGATTGTTTGCCACACACCTGTCCAGCTTCTCTTTTGTAAATGTATTGTCTTTGTGTCTATTTCTCCATGTAAAGAAACCACCTTGACATCCCAAATCTGAGAGGCTGTTACATTCTAAAGCCTCACGAAATTGTAACATCTAATTTTCACTCCTCTGGTTTCCCCCACACTTCTGCCTATACCAAcacttcattgaaatctccagcTACACACCATCCCACCTGATTTGATGGCCTTATTTTTCCCAACAAATCCCAAGACATACTTCTTTTACTTGTATTCAGATGACCATAAAAGCCTGTAAAAATCCATTCACTCCTCATTCCTTCCCTTCTTATCAACACATTAATATGCCACTGAGAAAAGTTCACCAACTCAATATCACTCTCAAACTTCCAAAACATAGCTAACCCCCCTCTTCTTCCTATTGGATCTACAACAAAACAACCATCCATTTGTAATCTCCCCTTCAGACTCTCCACCCTTCCTCCATTCACCTtggtttccattaagaaaaccaCACTAGGCTGCTTAttctttaccataaactaaagaTCTTGAACTGTCTGAGGGTTCCTAAGttctcggcagttccaactaattattttcataattcctGGCGGGGCTGCCTCATAGCCACCGCCTCACAAAAGTCCAAAACAGACTCTACACCATCTTCAATTCTTGCCTTTTTCCCTCTCATTTCCATCATCGAATCCATTTCTTCATCTACTAAGGATCTCTTAGTATTAAGCACTGGAATACATACCTCAGTAGTTTGATTTTTCCCTCTAGCTCTTCTTTTCCATCTTCTAGTGCTTTCATTGATTCTGCCTCTATCACATGCCTCCTCAACTTGTACTCGATCCACCACAATTGCCTGATCTAGTCTAATTGAGTTAGACCTCTCCTTGACTATTAAGCACCCCTCCTCTTCTTGTAGATCTTTACTATCCTAACTAGATCCCTTAGGATCCCTTCCTCCGTCGCCCAAACACCCCATCTCCCCTCCAGATTCACTGACCACCTCCCTATCCTTCTCAGACAAAATGACAAACACCTGCTCCTCCTTATTCAGTCCATTCCCCTCCATAACATCCTCCCCCTCCTTTCCCATTCCTTCATCATCtcccttcttttggttttcgtATCTTGTTCGATCACTCTGTTTACTATTCACAACCTTTGCTTTCAACCAAGTGCCGTATTGCACAACATCTGATGCCCCTTCTTTCGTACAACCACCCTTCCCGTGAACAATGCTCCTACAACCCAAACACATTTTAGGTAACTTTTCATATTGAAAAGGCACCCAAAGTTTGTCTCTCGTTGTCTTTACATATCTTCCCCTAGCCAATGGATTCTTCAGATTGCACTCAACTTTTACCCTCAAAAACCATCCCCACGCCACTCCATCTTCAGTGACATCTACATCAATTACCTTCCCAATCGACTTCCCAATCTGTTCTCTCATCCCCTTATTCATATGTCCCAGCGGGAGATTGTGCATTTGAATCCAAAGATTTTCAGTGTCAAAATCCAGTAGGTTAATTGGAGTCTCTCCATCGTAGTCCTTCAGTACAAATAGGTGATTATCAAATAACCACAGACATCCTTCCAGCACTCTATATTTGTCTCTTGAGCTTGCTAACGTTATAACAAAGCAATTGAAACCAATCTCCTCAAAGTCTAGAGGCTTCCTCACCCTCCAGATCTTCTCCATCGTCCCCTTTATAATTTCCTTCCCAATTCTTCTCGTCGAACACACTTTCCCTACAATGCTTTTTTCTCCCATTTCTCTTATACTTTCGTCTATTCCCCCATTCACTTCAAGCGGCGTATTCTCTTCTTCATTCAGCCGTAGCCGACTCCAAACCTCAGCTATCTCTTCCATCACTACCACCGTAGTGAGGAGGAACTTCACCCTTGACCTCCCACCTGCGCGGGAAGGAAAACAGACTAACAAACTTCACCTCCAATCGCCTCTCAGCGGACGGTTACGAGAGAAGACACTGACAATCCTACATTGAATGAATTATTAGATCAtgttttttaattcaaactctcttcttgaATAATTGTAACCGAGTCCAACTCGAACTTGAACTTGTTGACATTCTATTCCAACAGGGATACAACTCTACAAGTCATCTACACATTAAAATTCTTTGATAAAGTTCAATTCAAACTGGTTGTTACCATCTCTCAAATCtctttataaagatttcaattccacttgttatttggaaaaaaaaaaacctcctaGTCTAACACTATGATCAATTCTGTGTTAAAAATTTTAGGAATCAACACTACAAGGTAAGtaacttgatcataaattaagattaacatacgttagctagttatatatatatatatataattttcaaagttAGTTCTTTCAAAGCAAGTGTTTATATACCACACATGTcataatatttgtaaacaagTCATTCATCATTAtgtatattatagttatgtatgtattatgcatctcaTGCATCTCACGTTGCAGAAGACATGTAAGTTTTCATAAGATCAAGTGTAAGATAAGTTCATAACAGTTAATCATATGGTTATTTAGATACATGATACCAATGCAATTTCAAGGTGGGCATGTAAGCTACATACTCAAACGTGGTCCATCGTAGTACACCAAAGTATTGCACGGTCAACTTCCTTTGCTACAGTAGGGGAAGTTAGTGTATAATTTTTCACACAGGGTTAAGTGTGTTGGCTAGTCAGATAAATCAGATTAGTCAGTTAATTCGGATAAATTAGTCATGCATAACATAAGCATCGTATGATCAATTATGCTTTTAAGCTCAGcatgacatttttttatgaaaaaatttatattaattatgtttACGTTATGAGGATTTCTTattgagtcatcgactcattttagtttgtcTTTATGACTATATAGCTGCAGGATAGAACTTAGTCTATGGAGGTGTGACAGTGGCGTAGATCATCATGTATAgatattttaagttatgatttttatggtatgggttttgagaaattttaataaatgtttCATTGCAGTCTCTTCTATAATCttgatattttaataaagaattatttaatttatataatttttatatccaGTGCTTCttttagaataaaagaaaatatttttaagttaaaaattcAATAGTAACATTCCGACTCTAGAGCAATTTTAGAATTGACTTTATTTTTAACTATGAGGAGTGGAGTATTACAATCTGAGTTTGATTGTTCTGACAATGCTATTAatcattacttatttaaaaagTTTGAACAGAAAGGTAAGAGtgaatttaaattatttgaactATATTCTTTACTAATTACCTCACA from Carya illinoinensis cultivar Pawnee chromosome 6, C.illinoinensisPawnee_v1, whole genome shotgun sequence includes:
- the LOC122312563 gene encoding uncharacterized protein LOC122312563 gives rise to the protein MLQFREALECNSLSDLGCQGGFFTWRNRHKDNTFTKEKLDRCVANNQWKLMYKEVKVEGLAGRCFDHLPILLSLMGYEERIRRRECPFRFEASWIKEECVEQIVRLGWNKEGPRGDPIKRIQKLLNSCKGVLQGWFRRKDKDRVKDIEMLTKKIQEVQEQEGPQNVEELNLLQMRVGVLLEQEDLKWKQLAKKNWNCMGDKNTKFFHA